The following are from one region of the Flavobacteriaceae bacterium UJ101 genome:
- the fixL gene encoding histidine kinase (Regulatory photoreceptor which exists in two forms that are reversibly interconvertible by light: the R form that absorbs maximally in the red region of the spectrum and the FR form that absorbs maximally in the far-red region. Has also a slight blue shift for the far-red maximum. Forms a two-component system with the rcp1 response regulator. In the N-terminal sectio; belongs to the phytochrome family; Contains 1 GAF domain; Contains 1 histidine kinase domain; Contains 1 PAS (PER-ARNT-SIM) domain.; KEGG: gps:C427_2242 two-component system, LuxR family, sensor kinase FixL), with the protein MNSDLSKYYISKDPWIDNIRDSIILFDHEGRIMDYNECAQKLLEKKDLKGECLVDYMQIPVEELKKRQQKLFQGENIENFECTLLIKGKEKQVLIDSTAIFDNDEFIGSKDIIRNLTHDKVTQNLLKEFQEKFKSFLSYLPGAIYHSGCTVDRKILYISNYIETIIGYTSEDFIHGLIKLGDIIHEEDKLRVFKDMEEAIEKKEIFNLQYRLIKKDKSIVWIRERGQGVYSNDGNLKYITGAIFDATEYVKTQDELIRGKQLFKLIFNNANIGIVLVDKNRDIQKVNKSFIELIGYSEEELLKKNVDDLTYTYGENERVFKDGKTTTEKQYRKKDGTIFWGRVNIVKVSDNETDICYMAFVEDIDEKKRSEVELNQKLKLEELATELSYDLNNELITDVEIVIKQSMQKIGNLLSLDRISLFFTLDKDPIRNRLSWARDKSYLVKDDEAIERISRMESLKNILYDKKSIIINDVEEYEDLKGRSELIGMKAKSYALVPFFKNNEFLGVMVFSTIKEKYEWTQNCVNFLKIVSDKIMLTLSRNHFERQRNELLYKLENKNQELKDFAKVVSHDLKAPLRGISSLVSWIKEDNYENLGEEGKNNINLVLERVEKMEGLIQGILDFSSLGIEKENSQEANIDKIIDDIIHFIDIPTNVKIVKDTPLPVINADEYRMKQVFMNLISNAIKYLDKEKGFIQIGASEKEEYWEFYVKDNGKGIKEKYFNKVFKIFETLNDQNSANGVGLSIVKKIVEMYNGKVSIESKIGEGTIFNFSIMKVNHQS; encoded by the coding sequence ATGAATTCGGATTTGTCAAAATATTATATTTCAAAAGATCCATGGATTGATAATATTAGAGACAGTATTATACTGTTTGATCATGAAGGAAGGATAATGGACTATAATGAGTGTGCTCAAAAATTATTAGAAAAAAAAGATTTGAAAGGGGAATGTTTAGTGGATTATATGCAAATTCCGGTTGAAGAATTAAAAAAACGACAACAAAAATTGTTTCAAGGAGAAAATATTGAAAATTTTGAATGTACTCTTCTAATAAAAGGGAAAGAAAAACAAGTTTTGATTGATTCTACAGCCATTTTTGATAATGATGAATTTATTGGATCTAAAGATATTATTAGAAATCTTACTCATGATAAAGTAACCCAAAATTTACTAAAAGAATTTCAAGAAAAATTTAAATCTTTTCTTTCTTATCTACCAGGAGCTATTTATCATAGTGGTTGTACAGTAGATAGAAAGATATTATACATTAGTAATTATATAGAAACTATAATTGGCTATACTTCAGAAGATTTTATTCATGGCTTAATTAAATTGGGAGATATCATACATGAAGAAGATAAACTTCGAGTTTTTAAAGATATGGAAGAAGCGATTGAGAAAAAAGAAATTTTCAATCTGCAATATCGTTTAATAAAAAAAGATAAATCTATTGTTTGGATAAGAGAGAGAGGACAAGGAGTATATTCAAATGATGGTAATTTAAAGTATATAACAGGAGCTATTTTTGATGCAACGGAATATGTGAAAACTCAAGACGAGCTGATAAGGGGTAAGCAACTCTTTAAGTTGATATTTAACAATGCTAATATAGGAATTGTATTAGTGGACAAAAATAGAGATATTCAAAAGGTTAATAAATCGTTCATAGAACTTATAGGATATTCAGAAGAAGAATTATTGAAAAAAAATGTAGATGATCTTACCTATACCTATGGTGAAAATGAACGTGTTTTTAAAGATGGAAAAACGACCACAGAAAAGCAATATCGTAAGAAAGATGGAACAATCTTTTGGGGGAGAGTGAATATTGTAAAAGTTTCTGATAATGAAACAGATATATGCTATATGGCGTTTGTTGAAGACATTGATGAAAAAAAACGAAGTGAAGTTGAGCTTAATCAAAAATTAAAATTAGAAGAATTAGCTACTGAATTATCCTATGATCTTAATAATGAGTTGATAACAGATGTGGAGATTGTCATTAAACAGTCAATGCAGAAAATTGGAAATTTATTAAGTTTGGATCGTATAAGTTTATTTTTTACTTTAGATAAAGATCCAATACGAAATCGATTGTCGTGGGCTCGAGATAAATCCTATTTGGTAAAAGATGATGAAGCAATCGAACGAATATCAAGAATGGAGAGCTTAAAAAATATACTCTATGATAAAAAGAGTATTATTATTAATGATGTTGAAGAGTATGAAGATCTAAAAGGAAGAAGTGAATTAATCGGAATGAAAGCTAAATCGTATGCATTAGTTCCATTTTTTAAAAATAATGAATTTTTAGGGGTTATGGTTTTCTCTACAATTAAAGAGAAATATGAATGGACTCAAAATTGTGTTAACTTTTTAAAGATAGTTTCAGATAAAATTATGTTAACCTTAAGTAGAAATCATTTTGAGAGACAAAGAAATGAACTACTTTATAAATTAGAAAATAAAAATCAGGAATTAAAAGACTTTGCTAAAGTTGTTTCACACGATTTAAAGGCTCCTTTAAGAGGAATTAGTTCGTTAGTAAGTTGGATTAAAGAAGATAATTATGAAAATTTAGGTGAAGAAGGAAAAAATAATATAAATTTGGTGCTAGAACGAGTTGAAAAAATGGAGGGGTTAATTCAAGGGATTTTAGATTTTTCAAGCTTAGGTATAGAAAAGGAAAATTCTCAAGAAGCTAATATTGATAAAATAATTGATGATATTATTCATTTTATAGACATTCCAACCAACGTAAAAATAGTTAAAGACACTCCTTTACCTGTAATTAATGCTGATGAATATAGGATGAAACAAGTTTTTATGAATTTAATATCAAATGCAATTAAATATTTAGATAAAGAAAAAGGATTTATTCAAATAGGTGCATCAGAAAAAGAAGAATATTGGGAATTTTATGTAAAAGATAATGGAAAGGGGATTAAAGAAAAATATTTTAATAAAGTATTTAAAATATTTGAAACGTTGAATGATCAAAATTCAGCTAATGGGGTCGGATTATCTATTGTCAAAAAAATAGTAGAAATGTATAATGGTAAAGTTTCAATAGAGTCAAAAATAGGAGAAGGAACAATCTTTAATTTTTCTATAATGAAAGTAAACCACCAATCATAA
- a CDS encoding chemotaxis response regulator protein-glutamate methylesterase of group 1 operon (Involved in the modulation of the chemotaxis syste; catalyzes the demethylation of specific methylglutamate residues introduced into the chemoreceptors (methyl-accepting chemotaxis proteins) by CheR; Contains 1 cheB-type methylesterase domain; Contains 1 response regulatory domain.), producing the protein MKVIIIDDDVTSRLVLRKLCSKIDDIEIIGEYENPLEAMPILDENRADLIFLDIHMPELSGIDFLKISKSLPYTILITSDPNFALEAYEYNVTDYLLKPIDTLRFLKAIEKVKSLTASLDSEKSGSEEIYINVDRRLVRLMIDEINIVEAKGDYVMIRTSEKNYIVHSTMKNIEKKLPSHTFIKVHRSYIINKDRIVDIKDNSVLINKDVVPISRSNKETLMKSLNMI; encoded by the coding sequence ATGAAAGTAATAATAATAGACGACGACGTTACTTCAAGACTAGTTTTAAGAAAACTATGCTCTAAAATTGATGATATAGAAATTATTGGAGAATATGAAAATCCTTTAGAGGCAATGCCTATTTTAGATGAAAATAGAGCAGACTTAATTTTCCTTGATATTCATATGCCTGAATTATCCGGAATTGATTTCTTAAAAATAAGTAAGAGCCTTCCTTATACAATATTAATAACGTCAGATCCTAATTTTGCATTAGAAGCTTACGAATATAATGTAACAGATTATTTATTAAAACCTATCGATACGTTACGTTTTTTGAAAGCAATAGAAAAAGTAAAATCGTTAACAGCTTCTCTAGATAGTGAGAAATCGGGTTCAGAAGAAATTTATATTAATGTTGATCGAAGATTAGTACGACTTATGATAGACGAAATTAACATTGTTGAGGCAAAAGGTGACTATGTTATGATTCGTACATCTGAAAAAAATTATATTGTTCATTCTACAATGAAGAATATTGAGAAAAAATTACCAAGTCATACGTTCATAAAGGTGCATAGATCATATATTATCAATAAAGACCGAATCGTTGATATAAAAGATAACTCTGTTTTAATTAATAAAGATGTTGTCCCAATTAGTCGATCTAATAAAGAAACATTGATGAAATCATTAAATATGATTTAA
- a CDS encoding dipeptidyl-peptidase IV (Cell surface glycoprotein receptor involved in the costimulatory signal essential for T-cell receptor (TCR)-mediated T-cell activation. Acts as a positive regulator of T-cell coactivation, by binding at least ADA, CAV1, IGF2R, and PTPRC. Its binding to CAV1 and CARD11 induces T-cell proliferation and NF- kappa-B activation in a T-cell receptor/CD3-dependent manner. Its interaction with ADA also regulates lymphocyte-epithelial cell adhesion. In association with FAP is involved in the pericellular proteolysis of the extracellular matrix (ECM), the migration and invasion of endothelial cells into the ECM. May be involved in the promotion of lymphatic endothelial cells adhesion, migration and tube formation. When overexpressed, enhanced cell proliferation, a process inhibited by GPC3. Acts also as a serine exopeptidase with a dipeptidyl peptidase activity that regulates various physiological processes by cleaving peptides in the circulation, including many chemokines, mitogenic growth factors, neuropeptides and peptide hormones. Removes N-terminal dipeptides sequentially from polypeptides having unsubstituted N-termini provided that the. penultimate residue is proline; Belongs to the peptidase S9B family. DPPIV subfamily.; KEGG: orh:Ornrh_0745 dipeptidyl-peptidase 4), with amino-acid sequence MRKQITILCSIFFILNLVAQKKKITHLDVWGSGQFYPKTVNGINSMNNGIHYTTLSEKGIIEYDYENGKEIQTVLSGSFSDYSFSKNENLILLEQDAEKIYRHSKKASYQVYNRKDHSFNSIFGGKKIQEPTFSPDGHKVAFVFNNNIYYQNLKNNQVTQVTKDGVKNKIINGITDWVYEEEFAFVRAFDWSLDGNTIAFIRFDESNVKEVNLPIYGDGNYPELMTFKYPKAGEDNAKVSVHYYNLNSKKTLTLDLAHYQDFYIPKIKFNDRDGNDLFVFVSNRHQNKVDVLKVDVKKNTKKVLFTETDEAWIATDHLTFELEPEGIIWASERDGFNHLYLIDYKTGKIKNQITKGDWEVVDFYGVNKGKVYYQSTEEGSTNRAVYSKSITSDTKQKLTSKKGWNDANFSNNFEYFINTYTDANTPHYITLNSGRNGQVIKVLENNNTVQQVLNQYDISPKEFMTITTSNGDELNAWMIKPSDFNKTEKYPVLMYVYGGPGSQTVENSWGWNNYFWFEQLAQEGYIVVSVDNRGTGGKGRDFKKVTYKELGKYEIEDQILAAKYLQTLPYVDAERIGMFGWSFGGYMTSLAMTKGADVFKMGIAVAPVTNWRFYDSVYTERFMQTPEENPNGYDLNSPINHVEKLKGKYLLIHGSADDNVHYQNAMLMAEALVQANKDFDMHSYTDKDHGIYGGYTRLHLYRKMTHYIKENL; translated from the coding sequence ATGAGGAAGCAAATAACAATTCTATGTAGTATCTTTTTTATACTAAACTTAGTTGCGCAAAAAAAGAAAATTACACATTTAGATGTCTGGGGATCTGGACAATTTTACCCAAAAACGGTTAACGGGATCAATTCAATGAATAATGGAATTCATTATACAACGCTTAGTGAAAAAGGCATTATTGAATATGATTATGAAAATGGAAAAGAAATACAAACCGTTTTATCAGGTAGTTTTAGTGATTATTCATTTAGTAAAAATGAAAATCTAATTTTATTAGAACAAGACGCAGAGAAAATTTACCGTCATTCAAAAAAGGCATCCTATCAAGTTTATAATAGAAAGGATCATTCTTTTAACTCTATATTTGGAGGAAAGAAAATTCAAGAACCCACTTTTTCACCAGATGGTCATAAAGTGGCTTTTGTTTTTAATAACAATATTTATTATCAAAACTTAAAAAATAATCAAGTAACACAGGTTACAAAAGATGGTGTTAAAAATAAAATTATAAACGGTATTACAGATTGGGTTTACGAAGAAGAATTTGCTTTTGTTAGAGCTTTTGATTGGAGCCTTGATGGAAACACGATTGCTTTTATCCGTTTTGATGAATCAAATGTGAAAGAAGTCAATCTTCCAATTTATGGGGATGGGAATTATCCAGAATTGATGACATTTAAGTATCCCAAGGCTGGAGAAGATAATGCAAAAGTATCTGTTCACTATTATAATTTGAATTCGAAAAAAACTTTAACGTTAGATTTAGCTCATTACCAAGATTTTTATATCCCTAAAATTAAGTTTAACGATCGAGATGGAAATGATTTATTTGTCTTTGTTTCAAATCGTCATCAAAATAAAGTGGATGTATTAAAAGTAGATGTCAAAAAGAATACAAAGAAAGTACTTTTCACAGAAACAGATGAAGCGTGGATTGCTACAGATCATTTAACTTTTGAATTAGAACCAGAAGGTATTATTTGGGCATCAGAAAGAGATGGTTTTAATCATTTATATTTGATAGATTATAAAACAGGGAAGATTAAAAATCAAATCACAAAAGGTGATTGGGAAGTTGTTGATTTTTATGGTGTAAATAAAGGAAAAGTATATTATCAATCTACAGAAGAAGGTTCAACGAATCGGGCAGTTTATTCAAAATCAATAACAAGTGATACAAAACAAAAATTAACTTCTAAAAAAGGTTGGAATGATGCTAATTTTTCAAATAATTTTGAATATTTCATTAATACCTATACTGATGCCAATACACCTCATTATATTACATTAAACAGTGGTCGAAACGGACAGGTTATCAAAGTTTTAGAAAATAATAATACTGTGCAACAAGTTTTAAATCAGTATGATATATCACCTAAGGAATTTATGACGATTACGACTTCTAATGGTGATGAACTTAATGCTTGGATGATAAAACCATCTGATTTTAATAAAACAGAAAAGTATCCTGTTTTAATGTATGTATATGGAGGACCAGGCTCTCAAACTGTTGAAAATTCATGGGGATGGAATAATTATTTTTGGTTTGAACAATTAGCACAAGAAGGCTATATAGTTGTTTCTGTTGATAATCGTGGTACTGGAGGGAAAGGTCGCGATTTTAAAAAAGTAACATATAAAGAATTAGGGAAATACGAAATAGAAGATCAAATTTTGGCTGCAAAATATTTACAAACATTACCTTATGTTGACGCAGAAAGGATTGGAATGTTTGGATGGAGTTTTGGAGGATATATGACATCATTAGCTATGACAAAAGGAGCTGATGTTTTTAAGATGGGAATTGCCGTAGCACCTGTTACGAATTGGCGATTTTATGATTCAGTTTATACTGAACGTTTTATGCAAACACCAGAAGAAAATCCCAATGGATATGATTTAAATTCACCTATTAACCATGTAGAGAAATTAAAAGGGAAGTATTTATTGATACATGGTTCAGCAGATGATAATGTACATTATCAGAACGCTATGTTAATGGCAGAAGCTTTAGTTCAGGCTAATAAAGATTTTGATATGCATAGTTATACAGATAAAGATCATGGGATATATGGAGGATATACAAGACTTCATTTATACCGTAAAATGACTCATTATATTAAAGAAAATTTATAA
- a CDS encoding putative transporter YclF (Belongs to the PTR2/POT transporter (TC 2.A.17) family.) — MSNTTIQEETFLGHPKGLFVLFFSEMWERFCYYGMRGLLSLYIIKALMQGDSKAFAIYGAYTGLVYMAPVLGGWVADKILGYKWAVIFGGILMAIGEFLILGGSLNWLYVGMAAIIVGNGYFKANISSIVGKLYDDHDVRKDSGFTIFYIGINLGAFLASIVAVGVGEAYGFRYGFGLAGIGMILGVLIFVAGHKFYGHVATPPDPEGLHKKVLGPITKLQVTIVGSLLLIPALYYLLQYNQWVGYLMGAVAIYVIVKLISAGVKGGRVLLDRMIIFIILCLLNIIFWSLFEQAGTSLTLFADRNVDREAFLGFWNISAGQTQSFNAFFILVLGTVFSMLWLKLDQWKMNPNIPAKFGIGIMFVGIGFLFTILGKGAAVNYLVPMWTLVGLYLFHTIGELFLSPIGLSMVTKLAPKNMTGELMGAWFLSFAGSNYVAGSVLAPLTGTGGHGEGGEEVVLSVAESLDKYIDVFTQFGWIALICGGVVLLASPLLNKLMHGIK; from the coding sequence ATGAGTAATACAACAATACAAGAAGAAACATTTTTAGGACACCCGAAGGGACTATTTGTCCTGTTCTTTTCTGAGATGTGGGAGCGTTTTTGCTACTACGGAATGAGAGGACTTTTATCCTTATATATAATAAAAGCTTTAATGCAAGGAGATAGTAAAGCTTTTGCTATTTATGGAGCTTATACAGGATTAGTATACATGGCTCCCGTTTTAGGAGGTTGGGTTGCTGATAAAATATTAGGATATAAGTGGGCCGTTATTTTTGGAGGAATTTTAATGGCTATAGGAGAATTTTTAATTCTTGGTGGATCTTTAAACTGGCTTTATGTGGGAATGGCAGCTATTATTGTAGGAAATGGTTATTTTAAGGCTAATATTTCTTCTATAGTTGGAAAGTTATATGATGATCATGATGTACGAAAAGATTCTGGATTTACCATATTTTATATAGGAATTAACTTAGGAGCCTTCTTAGCTTCTATTGTGGCTGTAGGTGTAGGAGAAGCTTATGGATTTAGATATGGATTTGGATTAGCCGGTATCGGTATGATCTTAGGAGTATTAATTTTTGTTGCGGGACATAAGTTTTATGGACATGTAGCAACACCACCAGATCCTGAAGGATTACATAAGAAGGTATTAGGACCTATAACAAAATTACAAGTTACTATTGTAGGTTCTCTTTTATTAATTCCAGCATTGTATTATTTATTACAATATAATCAGTGGGTTGGATACCTTATGGGAGCTGTTGCAATATATGTGATTGTAAAGTTGATTAGTGCAGGTGTCAAAGGAGGTAGAGTGTTATTAGATCGAATGATCATTTTTATTATTTTATGTTTGCTTAACATAATCTTTTGGTCATTATTTGAACAAGCAGGAACTTCTCTTACATTATTTGCCGATCGAAATGTAGATCGTGAAGCCTTTTTAGGTTTTTGGAATATCTCAGCTGGTCAAACACAATCATTTAATGCCTTCTTTATTTTAGTTTTGGGAACCGTTTTTTCTATGCTTTGGCTTAAATTAGATCAGTGGAAAATGAATCCCAATATTCCAGCTAAATTTGGTATAGGAATTATGTTTGTGGGAATAGGATTTTTATTTACCATTTTAGGAAAAGGAGCTGCTGTCAATTATTTAGTGCCGATGTGGACTTTGGTAGGATTATACTTATTCCATACAATTGGAGAATTGTTCTTATCTCCGATTGGTCTTTCAATGGTAACCAAATTAGCACCAAAAAATATGACAGGAGAGTTAATGGGAGCATGGTTTTTATCATTTGCAGGTTCAAACTATGTTGCAGGTAGTGTTTTAGCACCATTAACAGGTACCGGTGGACATGGAGAAGGTGGTGAAGAAGTGGTTTTGTCAGTAGCAGAAAGTTTAGATAAATATATCGATGTATTTACTCAATTTGGGTGGATTGCCCTTATTTGTGGAGGTGTTGTATTATTAGCTTCTCCACTTCTTAATAAATTAATGCACGGAATTAAATAA
- a CDS encoding putative transporter YclF (Belongs to the PTR2/POT transporter (TC 2.A.17) family.) has product MNTTTNNDFFKSNVLGHPAGLFVLFFTEMWERFSFYGMRVLLVMFLTAPLLIDNPGWEWPRENAMALFGTYAGLLYLTPIVGGMIADKLIGYRWAVVIGAFIMTLGHAAMAVETPFFLYLGLALLVIGTGFFKPNMTSIISEMYKDVPEKKDGAYTIFYMGVNAGAFFGMMMCGYLAEKVGWSYGFGLAGIFMLLGTLQFWLAKPLFGSIGDVPSKQKLSENDSIDQIGILDEDKKEGTHEELNPFTSLDKICIALIGVLGFTWIMNDPLSKIGDIHLIPGGDLGANIAILTALGLLLFVLISRIIRYPKVVRDRMIAVTVFAFFTVFFWASFEQGAGSLVIFARDYTDRVLIGDSATIFKIVNTLLTIVPLSIITWVLFLLAKQTFKKIALSNIVLLGCFVIVWGIVIWMLNREFSSDTAEVAASWFSILNSFFIIALAPLFSKWWESKYNPSAATKYGLGLIIMAIGFGLLAYGASNIPQGATTASVSMIWLIVAYLFHTMGELCLSPVGLSYVSKLVPARMIAFMFGIWYLAIAIGNKLAGSLGGMIDEITSTYDLSTFFLIFTIVPIVAGLLVISLNPVLKKLMHGVK; this is encoded by the coding sequence ATGAATACAACAACCAATAATGACTTTTTTAAAAGTAATGTATTAGGACATCCAGCAGGATTGTTCGTACTATTTTTTACAGAAATGTGGGAACGTTTTTCCTTCTATGGAATGCGTGTATTGTTAGTAATGTTTTTAACAGCCCCTTTGCTAATTGATAATCCGGGTTGGGAATGGCCTAGAGAAAATGCAATGGCATTATTTGGTACTTATGCAGGGTTATTATATTTAACTCCTATTGTAGGTGGAATGATTGCTGACAAGTTGATAGGATATCGATGGGCTGTTGTAATAGGTGCTTTTATTATGACGTTAGGACATGCTGCTATGGCTGTTGAAACACCTTTCTTTTTATATTTAGGATTAGCTTTATTGGTTATAGGAACAGGTTTTTTTAAACCGAATATGACTTCTATTATTTCGGAAATGTATAAAGATGTACCTGAAAAAAAAGATGGAGCATATACTATTTTTTATATGGGTGTGAATGCTGGAGCTTTCTTTGGGATGATGATGTGTGGTTATTTAGCTGAAAAAGTAGGATGGAGTTATGGATTTGGATTGGCAGGTATTTTCATGTTATTAGGTACACTTCAATTTTGGTTGGCAAAACCTTTGTTTGGCTCAATTGGTGATGTCCCTTCAAAACAAAAGTTATCAGAAAATGATTCAATTGATCAAATAGGAATTTTAGATGAAGATAAAAAGGAAGGAACACATGAAGAATTGAACCCTTTTACATCGTTGGATAAAATTTGTATTGCACTTATTGGTGTTTTAGGGTTTACGTGGATTATGAACGATCCTCTGTCAAAAATAGGTGATATACATTTAATACCAGGAGGGGATTTGGGAGCTAATATAGCTATTTTAACAGCATTAGGATTATTACTTTTTGTATTAATTTCAAGAATTATACGATATCCAAAAGTTGTTCGAGACCGAATGATTGCGGTAACCGTTTTTGCATTTTTCACCGTATTCTTTTGGGCTTCTTTTGAACAAGGAGCAGGATCTTTAGTGATTTTTGCTAGAGATTATACAGATCGTGTTTTAATTGGAGATTCAGCTACGATATTTAAAATAGTAAATACATTGTTAACTATAGTGCCACTATCCATTATAACTTGGGTATTATTTTTGTTAGCAAAACAAACTTTTAAAAAGATTGCATTGTCAAACATAGTATTATTAGGATGTTTTGTAATCGTGTGGGGAATTGTAATTTGGATGCTTAATAGAGAATTTTCTTCTGATACCGCAGAAGTAGCTGCTTCATGGTTTAGTATTTTGAATTCCTTCTTTATTATAGCCTTGGCACCATTATTTTCAAAATGGTGGGAAAGTAAATACAATCCATCTGCAGCAACAAAGTATGGTTTAGGTTTAATTATAATGGCAATAGGGTTTGGTTTATTAGCATATGGAGCTAGTAATATCCCTCAAGGAGCTACAACAGCATCTGTAAGTATGATATGGTTGATTGTAGCCTATTTATTTCATACAATGGGAGAATTATGTCTTTCTCCTGTAGGATTATCTTATGTATCTAAATTAGTTCCAGCAAGAATGATCGCTTTCATGTTTGGTATCTGGTATTTAGCAATTGCTATTGGAAATAAATTAGCAGGATCATTAGGAGGAATGATCGACGAAATTACTTCTACCTATGATTTATCAACCTTCTTTTTAATCTTTACTATTGTACCTATTGTAGCAGGTTTATTGGTTATTTCATTAAATCCTGTACTAAAAAAGTTAATGCATGGAGTAAAATAA
- a CDS encoding protein-disulfide reductase (KEGG: meth:MBMB1_1531 thiol:disulfide interchange protein DsbD) gives MRNILTIAFITFFSLTISAQVKWFTIEEAAVEQKKNPEKKLLVDFYTDWCGYCKVMDKKTLNEEGVSKFVNANFIPVKFNAEKQATFTYRDEEFELLKASNGKKLNMFAYKALMGNLGYPSFVVVDGKGKFVDAAQGYFTPEQFMPFLKRNL, from the coding sequence ATGAGAAATATTTTAACAATTGCGTTTATTACATTTTTTAGTTTAACAATTTCAGCACAAGTAAAGTGGTTTACGATTGAAGAAGCTGCTGTTGAACAAAAGAAAAATCCTGAGAAGAAATTATTAGTAGATTTTTATACCGATTGGTGTGGATACTGTAAGGTAATGGATAAGAAAACATTAAATGAAGAAGGTGTTTCAAAATTTGTTAACGCGAATTTTATACCAGTTAAGTTTAATGCAGAAAAACAGGCTACATTTACGTATCGTGATGAGGAATTTGAATTGTTAAAAGCAAGTAATGGTAAAAAACTCAATATGTTTGCGTATAAAGCCTTAATGGGTAATTTAGGCTATCCATCATTTGTAGTGGTAGATGGTAAAGGAAAATTTGTTGATGCAGCACAAGGTTATTTTACACCAGAACAGTTTATGCCATTCTTAAAAAGAAATTTGTAA